One genomic window of Halovivax cerinus includes the following:
- a CDS encoding DUF354 domain-containing protein: MRVLVQLTHPAHVHFFRPYVELAADRGHAVRVLALEKEMSLELLDAYGIEYEVACEPADRDLFRIRDQARLTRATYRAARDFDPDVLAAIGGTSVAHVSTLVRGRSLVFYDTEHATLQNAITYPFVDRLCTPACYRDDVGANQVRYRGFQELAYLHPNRFSPDPSIREAAGLDPGERFVVLRLVGWDAVHDVGSGGFADVSDVVSALEATGVRVLITSEAPLPPDVRDRRVSIPPHRIHHLLWAADAFVGESPTMATESAVLGTPAVYVSNLRLGYTDELEREYDLVATFSGPHRQERALSHAVSLLDGYDASVWDARRERLLDETVDTTAFLVDHIETEGARV, from the coding sequence ATGCGCGTCCTCGTCCAGCTCACGCACCCGGCGCACGTCCACTTCTTCCGGCCGTACGTCGAACTCGCGGCCGACCGAGGACACGCGGTTCGCGTCCTGGCGCTCGAAAAGGAGATGTCGCTGGAGCTGCTCGACGCGTACGGCATCGAGTACGAGGTCGCCTGCGAGCCGGCCGATCGAGACCTGTTTCGCATTCGAGACCAGGCGCGACTCACCCGGGCGACCTACCGGGCGGCGCGAGACTTCGACCCGGACGTCCTCGCGGCGATCGGCGGCACCTCGGTCGCGCACGTCTCGACACTCGTTCGCGGCCGGTCGCTCGTGTTCTACGACACCGAGCACGCCACCCTTCAGAACGCCATCACGTACCCGTTCGTCGATCGGCTCTGCACGCCGGCGTGTTACCGCGACGACGTCGGCGCGAACCAGGTGCGCTATCGGGGCTTCCAGGAACTGGCGTACCTGCACCCGAATCGGTTTTCGCCGGATCCGTCGATCCGGGAGGCGGCCGGGCTCGATCCGGGCGAGCGATTCGTCGTCCTCCGACTGGTCGGCTGGGATGCCGTTCACGACGTCGGTAGCGGGGGATTCGCCGACGTGAGCGACGTGGTCTCGGCGCTCGAAGCGACCGGCGTTCGTGTGCTGATCACGTCGGAGGCACCGCTCCCGCCCGACGTGCGCGACCGTCGCGTCTCGATACCGCCACACCGGATCCACCACCTCCTCTGGGCCGCCGACGCGTTCGTCGGCGAGAGCCCGACGATGGCCACCGAGAGCGCGGTGCTCGGGACGCCGGCGGTCTACGTCTCAAACCTCCGGCTCGGGTACACCGACGAACTCGAGCGTGAGTACGACCTGGTGGCGACGTTCTCCGGCCCGCATCGACAGGAACGCGCGCTCTCGCACGCGGTCTCGCTTCTCGATGGGTACGACGCGTCGGTGTGGGACGCACGCCGCGAGCGGTTACTCGACGAGACGGTCGATACGACCGCGTTCCTCGTCGATCACATCGAGACGGAGGGCGCCCGCGTATGA
- a CDS encoding twin-arginine translocase subunit TatC has protein sequence MSGVVDEDTARAINTGRETAGEMLSSVQRHLQKVFIFFVIGFIGSFFALRIWIWDFLERTATANMDGEVEIATELITRTPFEVVLLQAKIGVVTGLVLAIPAFLYFSRDALRRRGLSSAVPISPRWLVAFALVSIGLFGVGVGYAYGIFFPFTFMFLGEIAYNAGVKPSWGITEFTEFVVLLTISFGLAAQLPLLMATLSYTEILPYEFFRDKWRHAIVGTAVFGAVFSPPDPITQLMWALPLIVLYGFSLGLAKLVANTRRRGAAETGSGVAHVKYRLLQGIGVVVALFAASALALAAGVRSWLWETVVPTLPSAVRPTEPTIVGELVIEHGTIGIVAAAALVALGVAAVVLVVLTVQVLRSPIYPRESALASAQTPDDVDFDVLDVSDVERVPAQVFAAMSEDEMMDVARTAMHDDDREKAQAIIDRFDAIAAIEGDEGSVEDGEGDEAAAVATGTGAAAGADPADDGDSGFFASTAAGVVDPFTEDETTEDDIGGFAYDIAFIVDSLTSKMIYLVVLFMAVVGATFFALYAGGIRRILRQFVGRVPRELILQVAELNGTEVDPNAGVTALLQDTGLVVALHPVEVLIFIVKVSMLLGVVSLLPFALYWAWPAARERGLVRGDRRTFAVWGVGLLLGFALGTYVGFFYIAPAVISYLITDALSNEMVVSYRMKSFFWLVIYTTVGVGFLVNVVVTMALFHVGNIVSYRTMLNRWRPVVIGIFVVAMFASPSGILKMFAVAIPLALTYLLGLALLYVLTAGGRLFGGGGAASAPDEAVITGE, from the coding sequence ATGAGCGGTGTCGTCGACGAAGACACGGCGCGAGCGATCAATACCGGCCGAGAGACCGCCGGCGAGATGCTCTCGTCCGTTCAACGCCACTTACAGAAGGTCTTCATCTTCTTCGTCATCGGCTTCATCGGCTCGTTCTTCGCTCTGCGAATCTGGATCTGGGACTTTCTCGAACGGACGGCCACGGCCAATATGGACGGAGAGGTCGAGATTGCCACGGAGCTCATCACCCGAACGCCGTTCGAGGTCGTCCTCCTGCAGGCCAAGATCGGCGTCGTAACCGGTCTCGTCCTCGCGATCCCCGCATTCCTGTACTTCTCGCGCGACGCGCTCCGCCGACGCGGCCTCTCTAGCGCCGTTCCGATCTCGCCCCGGTGGCTCGTGGCGTTCGCGCTCGTGTCGATCGGCCTCTTCGGGGTGGGCGTCGGCTACGCCTACGGCATCTTCTTCCCGTTTACGTTCATGTTCCTCGGCGAGATCGCCTACAACGCCGGCGTCAAACCGAGCTGGGGGATCACCGAGTTCACCGAGTTCGTCGTCCTGCTAACTATCTCGTTCGGTCTCGCGGCCCAGCTACCCCTCCTGATGGCGACGCTGTCGTACACCGAGATCCTCCCCTACGAGTTCTTCCGGGACAAGTGGCGCCACGCCATCGTCGGGACGGCCGTCTTCGGCGCCGTCTTCTCGCCGCCCGATCCGATCACGCAACTCATGTGGGCGCTCCCGCTGATCGTCCTCTACGGGTTCAGCCTCGGACTCGCGAAGCTCGTCGCGAACACCCGCCGTCGCGGGGCCGCCGAGACCGGAAGCGGCGTCGCACACGTCAAATACCGGCTCCTCCAGGGGATCGGCGTCGTCGTCGCGCTCTTCGCCGCGAGCGCGCTCGCGCTCGCCGCAGGCGTCAGATCCTGGCTCTGGGAGACCGTCGTCCCCACCCTCCCGTCGGCCGTGCGACCCACCGAGCCGACGATCGTCGGTGAACTCGTCATAGAACACGGGACGATCGGAATCGTCGCCGCCGCCGCCCTCGTCGCCCTCGGCGTCGCGGCCGTCGTCCTCGTCGTACTCACCGTCCAGGTGCTTCGCTCGCCCATCTACCCCCGCGAGAGCGCGCTCGCGTCGGCGCAGACGCCGGACGACGTCGACTTCGACGTCCTGGACGTGAGCGACGTCGAGCGGGTTCCCGCACAGGTCTTCGCCGCGATGTCCGAAGACGAGATGATGGACGTCGCCCGAACGGCGATGCACGACGACGACCGCGAGAAGGCACAGGCGATCATCGACCGTTTCGACGCGATCGCGGCGATCGAGGGCGACGAAGGTTCGGTCGAGGACGGCGAAGGTGACGAGGCGGCCGCAGTGGCGACCGGTACTGGTGCGGCCGCCGGGGCCGACCCAGCGGACGACGGTGACTCGGGTTTCTTCGCAAGCACTGCCGCCGGGGTGGTCGACCCCTTCACCGAGGACGAGACGACCGAAGACGATATCGGCGGTTTCGCCTACGACATCGCGTTCATCGTGGACAGTCTCACGTCGAAGATGATCTACCTCGTCGTGCTGTTCATGGCCGTCGTCGGGGCGACGTTCTTCGCGCTGTACGCCGGCGGCATCAGACGCATCCTCCGGCAGTTCGTCGGTCGGGTGCCGCGCGAGCTGATCCTGCAGGTGGCCGAACTGAACGGCACCGAGGTCGATCCGAACGCCGGCGTGACCGCACTCCTCCAGGACACCGGCCTCGTCGTCGCCCTTCACCCCGTCGAGGTGCTGATATTCATCGTCAAGGTGAGTATGCTCCTCGGCGTCGTCTCCCTCCTCCCGTTCGCCCTCTACTGGGCCTGGCCCGCCGCCAGGGAGCGCGGACTGGTGCGGGGCGACCGGCGAACGTTCGCCGTCTGGGGCGTCGGCCTGCTCCTCGGCTTCGCCCTCGGGACGTACGTCGGCTTCTTCTACATCGCGCCGGCGGTCATCTCGTATCTCATCACCGACGCGCTCTCGAACGAGATGGTCGTCTCCTACCGGATGAAGAGCTTCTTCTGGCTCGTCATCTACACCACCGTCGGCGTCGGCTTCCTCGTCAACGTCGTCGTGACGATGGCGCTCTTTCACGTCGGTAACATCGTCTCCTACCGGACCATGCTGAACCGCTGGCGACCGGTCGTCATCGGCATCTTCGTCGTCGCCATGTTCGCGAGTCCGAGCGGCATTTTGAAGATGTTCGCCGTCGCCATCCCGCTCGCGCTGACGTACTTGCTCGGGCTCGCCCTGCTGTACGTCCTGACCGCCGGCGGCCGCCTGTTCGGCGGCGGGGGGGCAGCGTCCGCCCCCGACGAAGCGGTCATCACCGGCGAGTGA
- the tatC gene encoding twin-arginine translocase subunit TatC has product MPGEGGLTFEGSPEREPASRENPAKPAADEPTESSESDARTNGGSATAGGTSAPVPSASVGTGTGTGTDPGTGTDSDEIGGISTPPDDEEMPLADHVEEMISRLAIVVLVGAGGTAIGLLWATGAIDIIWGRAIPQAEAWRPHLYGPLELWLTRIKVASLLGIMIALPVFVYETYLFMRPGLYPHERKYYLAAVPTSVILAGIGMLFSYLLVLPVLFEYFSYYSRESAAIKYALGTTFDLIITLTAFLAIVFQIPLFIMLAVMMGVTTRQWLADKRLYFWVAFAGLAFTFTIDPSGMAAGLVAITMIVLYEGTLLILKWTGVD; this is encoded by the coding sequence ATGCCCGGGGAGGGCGGCCTCACCTTCGAGGGGAGTCCGGAGCGCGAGCCAGCGTCTCGGGAGAACCCCGCGAAACCTGCGGCGGACGAACCGACCGAATCGTCGGAGTCGGACGCCAGGACGAACGGAGGATCGGCGACCGCCGGCGGGACGTCCGCGCCGGTGCCGAGCGCCTCCGTCGGGACCGGTACCGGGACGGGGACCGACCCCGGAACGGGAACCGACTCCGACGAGATCGGGGGGATCTCCACGCCCCCGGACGACGAGGAGATGCCGCTCGCGGATCACGTCGAGGAGATGATCTCGCGGCTGGCGATCGTCGTGCTGGTCGGGGCGGGGGGAACGGCGATCGGGCTCCTCTGGGCGACCGGCGCGATCGACATCATCTGGGGGCGAGCGATCCCGCAGGCCGAGGCGTGGCGGCCGCACCTCTACGGACCGCTCGAACTGTGGTTGACCCGGATCAAGGTGGCCAGTCTGCTGGGGATCATGATCGCCCTCCCAGTGTTCGTCTACGAGACGTATCTCTTCATGCGACCCGGACTCTATCCGCACGAGCGCAAGTACTACCTCGCCGCGGTCCCGACGAGCGTCATCCTCGCCGGGATCGGCATGCTGTTTTCGTACCTGCTCGTCCTGCCGGTCCTCTTCGAGTACTTCTCGTACTACTCCAGAGAGAGCGCCGCGATCAAGTACGCGCTGGGGACGACGTTCGACCTGATCATCACGCTCACCGCCTTCCTCGCCATCGTCTTCCAGATCCCGCTGTTCATCATGCTCGCGGTGATGATGGGCGTGACGACCCGCCAGTGGCTCGCCGACAAGCGCCTGTACTTCTGGGTCGCGTTCGCCGGCCTCGCCTTCACCTTCACGATCGACCCGAGCGGGATGGCCGCCGGCCTCGTCGCGATCACGATGATCGTCCTCTACGAGGGAACCTTGCTCATCCTCAAGTGGACCGGCGTCGACTGA
- a CDS encoding ribbon-helix-helix domain-containing protein, producing the protein MPKISVEIPGELLADLDDHVGDDGKYVNRSDAIRASIRKNLDILDEIDARHGRLEDEE; encoded by the coding sequence ATGCCGAAGATAAGCGTCGAGATCCCGGGCGAACTGCTCGCGGACCTGGACGACCACGTGGGTGACGACGGCAAGTACGTCAATCGGAGCGACGCGATCCGGGCCTCGATCAGGAAGAACCTGGACATCTTAGACGAGATCGACGCGCGTCACGGCCGTCTCGAGGACGAGGAGTAG
- a CDS encoding glycosyltransferase family 4 protein: MRVLNLVTTPRPFFDAQVRILEDCGVECTTLLVPGRENGDARSVTDYLRYYPSVLRRSLDGYDLVHANFGLTAPFALAQPTRPVVCSLWGTDLAGSYGGVSERCVPFCDEVIVMSEPMNDRLSVDATVVPHGIDLTQFSPRPQRAAQAAVGWDPEPYHVLFPYDPERSVKNYPRAERVVERVRATVEEPIALQVVYGVDHAEIPRYMNAADALLVTSRREGSPNTVKEAMACDLPVVSTDVGDVDALLDPVSNSYVCDSTDQLAARLATVLTSDRRSDGSQFVDEYSLEAMATDILSVYRRALDRS; encoded by the coding sequence ATGAGGGTCCTCAACCTGGTCACGACGCCGCGGCCGTTCTTCGACGCGCAGGTCCGGATCCTGGAAGACTGCGGGGTCGAGTGTACGACGCTGCTCGTCCCCGGGCGTGAAAACGGGGACGCCCGCTCCGTCACAGACTACCTGCGGTACTACCCGTCGGTCCTCCGGCGGTCACTCGACGGCTACGACCTCGTCCACGCGAACTTCGGTCTGACCGCGCCGTTCGCGCTCGCCCAGCCCACTCGCCCGGTCGTCTGCTCGCTGTGGGGGACGGATCTCGCCGGGTCGTACGGCGGCGTGAGTGAGCGCTGCGTCCCCTTCTGTGACGAGGTGATCGTGATGTCCGAGCCGATGAACGACCGGCTGTCGGTCGACGCGACCGTGGTCCCACACGGCATCGACCTCACGCAGTTTTCGCCGCGTCCCCAGCGAGCGGCGCAAGCGGCCGTGGGCTGGGATCCGGAGCCGTACCACGTCCTCTTTCCATACGACCCCGAACGGTCGGTCAAGAACTACCCGCGTGCCGAACGCGTGGTCGAACGGGTTCGCGCGACCGTCGAGGAACCGATCGCGTTGCAGGTCGTCTACGGCGTCGACCACGCCGAGATTCCACGGTACATGAACGCCGCCGACGCGTTGCTGGTGACCTCGCGTCGCGAGGGCTCGCCGAACACGGTCAAGGAGGCGATGGCCTGCGATCTCCCGGTCGTCTCGACCGACGTCGGCGACGTCGACGCGCTCCTCGACCCGGTCTCGAACAGTTACGTCTGCGACTCGACAGACCAACTGGCCGCACGGCTCGCAACCGTCCTGACGTCGGACCGGCGCTCCGACGGGAGCCAGTTCGTCGACGAGTACAGCCTCGAGGCGATGGCGACGGACATTCTGTCGGTCTATCGTCGGGCACTCGATCGATCGTGA
- a CDS encoding NAD-dependent epimerase/dehydratase family protein, whose amino-acid sequence MDAPDTPPHRAASEPPSADQSTAHDLVEYPPGDLRGDRVLVTGGAGFIGSHIAHALAPHAEVTVYDSLVSGNRSNVPAGAEFVEADVRDGDALERAVDAADVVFHEAAMVSVGQSVEEPTESHDVTAEATLSVLEAARRSEARVVLASSAAIYGQPEATPIPESAAKTPTSPYGLDKLAADHYARLYHDLYGLETVALRYFNVYGPGQTPGEYAGVISVFVEQALAGEPITVEGDGEQTRDFVYVGDVVRANLRAATTDAVGEAYNVATGESISIRRLAERIQELSDADSPIVHRDARPGDIRHSVAETERARDRLGFEPAVSVSDGLARTVEWFRDR is encoded by the coding sequence ATGGACGCTCCGGACACGCCGCCCCATCGCGCCGCCAGCGAGCCCCCGTCCGCCGACCAGTCGACCGCCCACGACCTCGTCGAGTACCCGCCGGGGGACCTGAGAGGCGATCGCGTCCTCGTCACCGGCGGCGCGGGGTTCATCGGTTCGCACATCGCCCACGCACTCGCGCCCCACGCCGAGGTGACCGTCTACGACTCGCTCGTCTCGGGCAACCGATCGAACGTCCCGGCGGGTGCCGAGTTCGTCGAGGCCGACGTCAGGGACGGGGATGCCCTGGAACGGGCCGTCGATGCGGCCGACGTCGTCTTCCACGAGGCCGCGATGGTGAGCGTCGGCCAATCGGTCGAGGAACCGACGGAGAGCCACGACGTCACCGCCGAGGCGACGCTGTCCGTCCTGGAGGCGGCGCGTCGCTCCGAGGCGAGGGTCGTCCTGGCGTCGAGCGCGGCGATCTACGGCCAGCCCGAGGCGACGCCGATCCCCGAGTCGGCTGCGAAGACGCCGACGTCGCCGTACGGTCTCGACAAACTGGCCGCCGATCACTACGCCCGACTCTATCACGACCTCTACGGCCTGGAGACCGTCGCGCTGCGCTACTTCAACGTCTACGGTCCCGGCCAGACGCCCGGCGAGTACGCCGGCGTGATCAGCGTCTTCGTCGAGCAGGCGCTCGCAGGCGAACCGATCACCGTCGAGGGCGACGGTGAGCAGACCCGCGACTTCGTCTACGTCGGCGATGTCGTTCGCGCGAACCTGCGCGCCGCGACGACGGACGCCGTCGGCGAAGCGTACAACGTCGCGACGGGCGAGTCGATCTCGATCCGTCGCCTCGCCGAACGCATCCAGGAGCTATCGGACGCCGACTCCCCCATCGTCCACCGCGACGCGCGGCCGGGAGATATCCGACACTCCGTCGCGGAGACCGAGCGGGCACGGGACCGCCTCGGCTTCGAGCCGGCGGTCTCCGTCTCCGACGGTCTCGCGCGAACGGTCGAGTGGTTCCGGGATCGGTAG
- a CDS encoding hydrolase encodes MGELKRLLRTYLGRLGRTRDRAGARAAVSEAVRMPWQKTLQLANSVTDSGENVFDRDWDLLIVVDACRYDLLCEALDDQSMDRVRSVESARSVNSATPRWMRQTFEGADASSLAETVYVCGNPYSMYEVPTERFLTVDEVWTYAWDDSLGTLPPRPVTDRAITADRTADPDRLLVHYMQPHCPFVGFDDLSRKKSADEFGTTIDGLDVWGRLKLGEVERTDVWDAYRDTLEYVLDDIELLCENVDREQVVLTSDHGNALGELGMYGHPPNMPLSCLRTVPWVELTATDTGAYEPTMASETTATPNTEERLAALGYR; translated from the coding sequence ATGGGTGAGTTGAAGCGGCTGCTTCGCACGTACCTCGGTCGACTCGGTCGCACCCGTGACCGGGCTGGCGCTCGGGCCGCGGTGTCGGAGGCCGTCAGAATGCCGTGGCAGAAGACGCTCCAGCTGGCAAATTCGGTCACCGATTCCGGCGAGAACGTCTTCGATCGGGACTGGGATCTCCTCATCGTCGTCGACGCCTGTCGCTACGACCTGCTGTGCGAAGCGCTCGACGATCAATCGATGGACCGGGTGCGGTCCGTCGAGTCGGCGCGCTCGGTCAACTCCGCGACGCCGCGGTGGATGCGCCAGACGTTCGAGGGGGCCGACGCGTCGAGCCTCGCGGAGACCGTCTACGTCTGTGGGAACCCGTACTCGATGTACGAGGTGCCGACGGAGCGATTTCTGACAGTCGACGAGGTCTGGACGTACGCGTGGGACGATTCGCTCGGGACGCTTCCCCCGCGACCGGTGACCGATCGCGCGATAACGGCCGACAGGACGGCCGATCCGGACCGGTTACTCGTCCACTACATGCAACCACACTGTCCGTTCGTCGGGTTCGACGATCTCTCGCGCAAGAAGTCGGCCGACGAGTTCGGAACGACGATCGACGGCCTCGACGTCTGGGGGCGGCTCAAACTGGGCGAGGTGGAGCGAACCGACGTCTGGGACGCCTACCGCGACACTCTCGAGTACGTTCTCGACGACATCGAACTGCTGTGTGAAAACGTCGACCGGGAGCAGGTGGTACTCACGTCGGATCACGGTAACGCGCTCGGCGAACTGGGGATGTACGGGCATCCACCGAACATGCCGCTGTCGTGTCTCAGGACGGTTCCGTGGGTCGAACTCACGGCGACCGACACCGGCGCGTACGAGCCGACGATGGCGAGCGAGACGACGGCGACGCCGAACACCGAGGAACGGCTCGCGGCGCTCGGCTACCGCTGA
- a CDS encoding ATP-grasp domain-containing protein, with the protein MTRALVLDGRSLSALSFVRSLGQSGVEVHVGESFGQNLAAYSKYATASHVYPSADDNPAGFRRVVRDVVETTGFDTVVPTRDATTRELAAVCDDFPDRTSTLLSSPETIDRLGDKARCAKLAERVGVPIPATYDPAETAVDEIAATADFPVLVKPTNGAGARGIARVDDPAELAATYRSVTDDHGDAIVQEYVDHAGGHYSVGTVFDRASEPRAIHVYEELRQYPESGGPAVEAHSRPVEPWVDDLLDILRAVEWVGPAHMDVLFDPDDETYKLLEVNPRIWMSIGLTIRAGVDVPSLTLALATGGDPEPVTAYRTDLRYRWVLPSGVLWAVGGDRLTGRLRDVLVPPAEPVCYGVLSGRDPNAVAGVAAQSLSFLRDPEKRRQVLGRGW; encoded by the coding sequence ATGACTCGAGCACTCGTCCTCGACGGCCGATCGCTGTCGGCGCTGTCGTTCGTTCGCTCGCTGGGACAGTCCGGCGTCGAGGTCCACGTAGGCGAGAGCTTCGGCCAGAATCTCGCCGCGTATTCGAAGTACGCAACGGCGAGTCACGTGTACCCGTCGGCGGATGACAACCCTGCTGGATTCCGCCGGGTCGTCCGCGACGTCGTGGAGACGACCGGGTTCGATACCGTGGTGCCGACGCGCGACGCCACGACGCGGGAACTCGCCGCAGTGTGCGATGACTTTCCCGACCGGACGTCGACGCTCCTCTCCTCACCGGAGACTATCGACCGCCTCGGCGACAAGGCTCGCTGTGCGAAACTGGCCGAGCGCGTCGGCGTCCCGATCCCGGCGACGTACGATCCGGCGGAGACCGCCGTCGACGAGATCGCGGCGACGGCCGACTTTCCCGTTCTGGTGAAACCGACGAACGGGGCTGGTGCCCGCGGGATCGCTCGCGTCGACGATCCCGCCGAGTTGGCAGCGACGTATCGCTCAGTGACCGACGACCACGGCGACGCGATCGTCCAGGAGTACGTCGATCACGCGGGCGGCCACTACAGCGTCGGGACGGTGTTCGACCGCGCGTCGGAACCGCGAGCCATCCACGTCTACGAGGAGCTGCGCCAGTATCCCGAGAGCGGGGGTCCGGCCGTGGAGGCACACAGCCGGCCGGTCGAGCCCTGGGTCGACGATCTCCTCGATATCCTGCGGGCGGTCGAGTGGGTCGGGCCGGCGCACATGGACGTGCTGTTCGATCCCGACGACGAGACGTACAAGCTCCTGGAGGTCAACCCGCGGATCTGGATGTCGATCGGTCTGACGATCCGCGCCGGCGTCGACGTCCCGTCGCTCACGCTGGCGCTCGCGACCGGCGGCGATCCCGAGCCGGTGACGGCGTACCGAACGGATCTGCGCTACCGGTGGGTGCTCCCGAGCGGGGTGCTCTGGGCCGTGGGCGGTGACCGCCTGACCGGTCGACTCCGCGACGTCCTCGTCCCACCTGCCGAGCCGGTGTGTTACGGGGTACTATCGGGCCGGGATCCAAACGCCGTGGCGGGCGTCGCCGCGCAGAGCCTCTCGTTCCTGCGGGACCCTGAGAAACGACGGCAAGTTCTCGGGAGGGGCTGGTGA
- a CDS encoding DUF6789 family protein, which translates to MDVSAALDRSPSRTHPDSDAPSRRAHALAASVRGLQAGFVATLIMTAFRLPIVRSLPPSAHFWATYVAGGEAEDHTIPGLVLHLAYGTVSGAIFGGLFAAQDAEAAIEAEQRGLLWGGVYGLALSAFGTQIMLKDRLGIELDADELALFHAAHLVYGISLGAWVGSRTEGVEDPADYGYESS; encoded by the coding sequence ATGGACGTAAGCGCGGCGCTCGACCGATCGCCGTCTCGAACGCATCCGGACAGTGACGCGCCGTCGCGGCGGGCACACGCCCTCGCGGCGAGCGTCCGCGGCCTGCAGGCCGGTTTCGTCGCGACACTCATCATGACCGCGTTCCGGCTCCCGATCGTGCGCTCGCTCCCGCCCTCGGCGCACTTCTGGGCGACGTACGTCGCGGGCGGGGAGGCTGAGGATCACACCATCCCTGGTCTCGTCTTGCACCTCGCCTACGGGACCGTCTCGGGCGCGATCTTCGGCGGGCTGTTCGCCGCACAGGACGCGGAAGCGGCGATCGAGGCGGAGCAGCGCGGACTCCTCTGGGGCGGCGTCTACGGGCTCGCCCTCTCGGCGTTCGGGACACAGATCATGCTGAAGGACCGCCTCGGGATCGAGCTCGATGCCGACGAACTCGCGCTGTTTCACGCCGCGCACCTCGTCTACGGCATCTCGCTCGGCGCCTGGGTCGGTTCCCGGACGGAGGGCGTCGAGGATCCGGCAGATTACGGGTACGAGTCGTCGTGA
- a CDS encoding flippase — MTAGAEYLRRFRSALLAEAINVGAAVVLTVGLARLMDPDSYGVLFLALSVLGVAQLLSAFGVSKSAGRYIAEYRETDPAQLPHILRSAFTFNAATILAVSIVLLVVRDDLARAIGEPALEPLLLVGIAFVVGQTLVTFCKQTIQGFEDIGVSSRLVAANKVGRLVGALGLVALGYEALGALVGYVASSLAVSAVGLAYLYIRKIRTAPDEPIESGLRRRLARYSAPIAVNQTAHSLDNYIDTIVVGAMLGPAAVSYYTIGFQLARFLGAPMTALGFTLSPAFGSQKAAGRPDRAARLYETALTKGLLVYVPAAAGVVLLAEPGVEYVFGADYRGAVPVLQVMAAFVVIRTVQTLSSDGLDYLGRARTRAVIKLTTAVANVCLTVVLVSEMGVVGAAIATVATSSCYAGVTCYLMHRELALRLRWLGRRIGEILAITALMSVVVWAIAPFVTGIVTLAAVVAAGVAVWGLAGLYAGTLDVALVRRTLS; from the coding sequence ATGACCGCCGGCGCCGAGTACCTTCGCCGGTTCAGGTCGGCCCTCCTCGCCGAGGCGATCAACGTCGGCGCTGCGGTTGTGCTCACCGTCGGTCTCGCCCGGCTCATGGATCCGGATAGCTACGGCGTTCTGTTTCTGGCGCTGTCCGTACTCGGAGTCGCCCAGCTACTGAGTGCGTTCGGCGTCTCGAAGTCGGCCGGGCGGTACATCGCCGAGTACCGGGAGACGGATCCCGCTCAACTTCCGCACATCCTGCGATCGGCGTTCACGTTCAACGCCGCGACGATCCTCGCCGTGTCCATCGTCCTCCTGGTCGTTCGCGACGACCTGGCACGCGCGATCGGTGAGCCAGCGCTCGAACCGTTGCTGCTCGTCGGGATCGCGTTCGTCGTCGGACAGACCCTCGTCACGTTCTGCAAGCAAACGATCCAGGGATTCGAGGACATCGGCGTCTCGTCGCGGCTCGTCGCGGCGAACAAGGTCGGTCGACTCGTGGGTGCACTGGGGCTCGTCGCCCTCGGGTACGAGGCACTGGGGGCGCTCGTCGGGTACGTCGCGAGCAGCCTCGCCGTCTCGGCAGTCGGGCTGGCGTACCTCTATATCCGCAAGATCCGCACGGCGCCAGACGAGCCCATCGAGTCCGGATTGCGGCGGCGACTCGCGCGCTACTCGGCACCGATCGCCGTAAACCAGACCGCACACAGTCTGGACAACTACATCGACACGATCGTCGTCGGCGCGATGCTCGGCCCGGCCGCCGTCTCGTACTACACGATCGGCTTTCAGCTCGCGCGGTTCCTCGGGGCGCCGATGACGGCGCTCGGGTTCACCCTCTCGCCGGCGTTCGGGTCTCAAAAGGCCGCCGGACGGCCCGACCGCGCGGCTCGACTCTACGAGACTGCCCTCACGAAGGGCCTGCTCGTGTACGTCCCGGCTGCCGCGGGCGTCGTCCTCCTCGCGGAGCCGGGCGTCGAGTACGTCTTCGGTGCGGACTATCGCGGCGCCGTTCCCGTGTTGCAGGTGATGGCCGCGTTCGTCGTCATCAGAACGGTCCAGACACTCTCGAGCGACGGCCTCGATTACCTCGGTCGCGCTCGAACCCGGGCCGTGATCAAACTCACGACGGCCGTCGCCAACGTCTGTCTGACCGTCGTCCTCGTCTCCGAGATGGGCGTCGTCGGCGCCGCGATCGCGACCGTGGCCACCTCCTCGTGCTACGCCGGCGTGACCTGCTACCTGATGCACCGCGAACTCGCCCTCCGCCTGCGCTGGTTGGGGCGCCGGATCGGCGAGATCCTCGCGATCACGGCGCTCATGAGCGTCGTGGTGTGGGCCATCGCCCCGTTCGTGACCGGGATCGTCACGCTCGCCGCCGTCGTCGCCGCTGGCGTCGCCGTCTGGGGACTCGCCGGGCTCTACGCGGGTACGCTCGACGTCGCCCTCGTCCGGCGAACCCTCTCGTGA